The Chiloscyllium plagiosum isolate BGI_BamShark_2017 chromosome 19, ASM401019v2, whole genome shotgun sequence genome contains the following window.
cacctaaaatacctcaacaaagggagcagctcttacacccagaaatttttcccttcctccatctttaaaagaagtttttttcctttttttgttcttttgccaGCCCCTTTATACCTTCTTATGTTGTTCTTGATCTTTTTTCCAAGGAGAaaattttctctctctatctagACTCTCATGGTTTTGAATCCCAACCCCCCCCATCAAACCTCCATTCACCCTTTTCCAAGGGGATCAACCCCCAACTTGGCTCGTCTGTCTACAAAGAATACAGCAATAAATGCAACCAAACTTTATATCAGGCTTTTAGAATTTCTAGTTTTGAAATATTGTCCTCATGAAAATGAAATCATTTTATTGAATCTGCAAACTATGAAACGAAAATAATCAAGTGAAGACAGACTAGGCAGGGAATATGGAGTCTTTATATATCAGCCATCACACATCTCCAAATGCCCAGTTACACAGCAACAGATGAGAATAATGGTGCAGAAATGCAAAGATATTGGAACCCAGAGTAAAGTTAAGTGTTTGTATTTTCTGCTCTTTCAAGTAATATTAGAACTCCAAGCAGGACCTCCACTGCATGTATGAGAATTGTATTTGGGGTCTTTTTAAATGTAATGAGCTATTAGTATAAATAcagattccttttttaaaattaatttgtcagTTGTGCTTAATATctgatttaatttaaattgtttGACATGCAGTTAAACTCATATCACCGAGTGAGTGAGCTACCATTGAATTTAGTTGCAGTGAGTTTGTTTGTACTTTCCTGGATGGCattgtcactggctaggcaagcatttgttgcccattctaaTTACCCTTGAGGGTTCTGACCGTGTGTGTTGAAAGTTATTCATGTACTCTAATGTGTCTCAGTATTTTCTAACCTGAAACCATTTTTACATTGGCAGGTCCTACCTCCTTTGAAAGATGTAAAGAATCGTCCAGAAATTGGCACCACTCTTCGAAATAAGCTGGTTCGCCTCATGACCCACATTGACACTGGAGTGAAACACACTTCAGCAGAGTTCCTGTTTGTACTGTGCAAAGAGAGTGGTGAGTGGTAGCCAGACTTTTATTGTGGGAGGGGGCTCACAAATTTAGTTCCTGACCAACATGATATTGATTAGTAAATTTTATTAAACTGTGATGGAAGAGCAACATCTCGTCACAAACTATTTCTGAAAGTATTAAAATATACTGTGCATACTTTCAGCCAACTGCTTTCACTGAAAATATCAGATGTAAACttatcacactgtaatcactcccaggaTCACAGATTTTACATACAGGAGGCCACTTAGCCCAtcctgtctgcactggctctttcAATGATAAATTCACTTACTGCCATTCCTCTGCCTTTTATCCACGTTCTTCCTTTTCACATAACAACCACTTGAATCTCTGCCTCTGCCACAATtttaggcagtgaattccagatcctAGCAATTCACTCTGTGAAAAGTTTTATCTTCAAATCACCTTTGCTTCATTTACTGACTACTTTAAATCCATGCATTCTTGTTCTTGATCTTTTctgaatggaaacagtttctcccaggTGTCTTCGAATTTTTCTATACCACCAATGGTATATATGACTACAGTGCCTTGATTTTACATAGGGTAATACAGCACCGATGGGTCATTTGGGCTATTCTGGTGTGCCAGTTCTTTTAAAGACCTATCCATTTAAATCCCATTCACTTGCTCTTTCCCTCGGCCTTGAATCTCCTAGCTTCTCAAAATGCACTTTAGAAACGCTCTCAATTCTGTGGAGATGAGCGAGAGTTccgaagaaagatcactggacctgaaacgttaactctgctttctctccacagacgctgctggacctgctgagattttccagcaatttctgtatttgtttctgatgaTCAGCTGCTGGTGGTTGATGGCTGTTCTGCTCTGCTTCAGTTTTttgtgccatggaatcttttacattgaCTGAGAATGATAAATGGAGCCTTAGTTTAATGCTTCAATAGAAAGATTGTATCACTGACTCTTGCAGCCAAGACTGACAGCTTGATTCCACCACGGAGCTTGAACACTGTTTTCTAGTTTAGTTTAAAGTGCTGCCAACTGAACCGAATTGACATTTTTAGTGATGTTGTTAAatggcaaaacaaaaatcaatgctTTGAGGAGAGATATTTAAACAATGGGCAATAAACCAGAACATACTTCCATCAATCTTTCAGGAAGAGGATTTTGTAGTAACTTTTGGATAAATACTTGCTGGTCTTTGGGAAAAGAACAGCAGAGTTGGACTAATTGGGTGGCTCTTTCAAGGAGACTGCACAGTCTTGTCGAGTAAAATGGTCTCCTGTAATTCATTTTATGAACAAATAAATTATTAGTTACTAATGGTATGGAAACCATATGAACTTTACCTTTCGAATGGTTTGCCTATGTATGCTAGTGAAAGGTAGTGGCAGTACAAAAACATTTCATTTACTGTCTTCATTCCAAAGGATGACATTTTGTGCTAActatttcttcattttatatttggaaaatgcatctccTGGGTGATGTATAACTTATTGGTGAATGTTGCACTCTTCCAGTTGATTGCTTATTAAAGTACACTGGCTATGGTAATGCTGCGGGGCTACTTGCTGCACACGGGCTACTGGCTGGAGGGAGAGGCGATGGTCAGTATTCTGAAGATGAGGACACTGATACCGAAGAATACAAAAGTGTCAAATCTTTGTAAGTTTCTTCTCAAACTGGCACGATAATGTAAGTACTTTGAAGCCTTTGTGCTTGCAATATAAAGAGGACTGGTGGCTGGCacatccatagagtcatagagctgtacagcacggaaacagactcttcggtccaaaccgtccatgccgaccagatatcccaacccaaactagtcccaccaaccagcactgggcccatatccctccaaacccttcctattcatatatccatccgaatgcctcttaaatgttgcaattgtaccagcctccaccacttcctctggcagctcattccatacacgtaccaccctctgcgtgaaaaagttgccccttaggtctcttttatttcNNNNNNNNNNNNNNNNNNNNNNNNNNNNNNNNNNNNNNNNNNNNNNNNNNNNNNNNNNNNNNNNNNNNNNNNNNNNNNNNNNNNNNNNNNNNNNNNNNNNNNNN
Protein-coding sequences here:
- the LOC122559803 gene encoding synembryn-A-like, producing the protein MRKYIRSRVLPPLKDVKNRPEIGTTLRNKLVRLMTHIDTGVKHTSAEFLFVLCKESVDCLLKYTGYGNAAGLLAAHGLLAGGRGDGQYSEDEDTDTEEYKSVKSFINPITGHVEDPMPNPMDGMTEEQKEYEAMKLVNMFDKLSREQIIKPMRVKPDGTIGPLEEAANEYTSDHNSTSDSDENI